GATTCTTGCAGAAACATATTGTTCTttcctctggagacatatctagaaaaatgttgttatggaCAATTTCAGAAAGATTACCATCTGTGccctcttctagaatttttatgctTTCAGTTCTCAACTTTTAgaactttaatccattttaagtttagtGTAAGAGAGTGGTGTCGTTGCCTTCTTCTGCAAGTAGTTGATCAGTTTACAAAACCATCTGTTGAGGAGActgctttttttcccattggggTATCCAATGGGTAGTTATGGAACCAAGGAACCAAGgaactcttaactgtagagaacaaactgatgattaccagaggggaggtttgtgggggaaaaggagaaatagggtatggggattaaggagtacacatATCCTGATGAGTACTGCATGATGTATGCAATTGTTGACTCACTATATGAATAGTGAGTATATATACTCAAATACATATTGTGAGTTGACTCACTatatgaaatgaatataacactgtgtgttaactatactgaaattaaactaaaaataaataaataaaattaagagatatATTGCACATGTAGACAATTTGGTAACAGGTACAGGCGTTATGTAAAGTCACTCATGAGGGGGCTTTTAACATAGAAATGTGAATATGGTATTCCTTTTCAGGAGAGGATGTGTAAAATATTTGTGCTTTAACAGGCTGAGTGGATCCTGCAAAActgcacaaaggaaaaaagttcCATTGCTTCATTTCATTGGAGCTAATAGTAGGAACTCTCAAATTTTCAATTCCTTTACTGTtcacacactctttctttctgtcttgtttctcaacagattttgcttaaagaaaataaaaagcagtatgAGAAACCATACAATGATTACAGAGTTCATTCTCTTGGGCATCTCAGATGACCCACAGCTTCAGGTTgtaatctttatctttttatttatggcTTATGTATTAAGTGTCACTGAAAACCTAACCATCATCTTCCTCATCTTGATTGTCATCTCAAGACTCCTATGTATTACTTCCTGCAGAATTTCTCCTTCTTAGAAATCACATTCACCAGTGTCTCTATCTCAAGATTTTGGGGGGCAATCATTACCAACATCAAGACCATTTCCTATAACAATTGTTTAGTTCaactatttttcttcatcttcataggtctttctgaattttttcttctcactGCCATGTCTTTTGATGGTTACGTTGCCATCTGCAAGTCTCTTCATTACACCACCAGCATAAGCAAAAAAATCTGCACCCTGCTTGTCTTTGGGTCCTGGCTAGTAGAATTTCTTACCATTttcccaccactcatgctcaTCCTCCAGCTAGATTTCTGTGCTTTCAGTGTAATTGATCATTTCTCTTGTGACTGTTTCCCCATCTTACAATTCTCAAGCTCAGATACGTGGCTTTTGGAGAGGACTGgcttttactttgcttttgtcACTCTGGTCTTCACTTTGCCATTAGTGATTCTCTCCTACCTGTGCATCCTTAGCACCATCCTGAGAATCCCATCTGCTAGTCAGAGGAAAAAGGCTTTCTCCACGTGTTCCTCTCACTTGATTGTCCTTTCCATCTCTTATGCGAGCTGTATATTCGTGTATGTCAAGCCTTCAGCAAAAGAAAGAGCATCACTGACCAAAGGAGTAGCTATTCTCAACACCTCAATTGCCCCCATGTTGAACCCTTTTATTTATACCCTGAGGAATCAGCAAGTAAAACAGGCTTTCAGAAACTTGCTTCATAAAGTGCTGCTttctagaaacaaatgaaaatatgtgttaatatgAATGGATGTCATTGTGAAGATCCAATAAAGGgcaaataaaatttcaacttcTAGAGTATCTTCTAATATCCATCTCCCAAATACTTGCTATGATGTGCTCATTTCCTTAAGCTTTCTTTTCAACCTAAAGTAACTTTGTTGTGTCTTTCTTTCAAACCCTCTATAGATTCCATTTCCTCACTGATTTGTAAGACTAAATAGGACATCAGTGGCTATACAACAATAATCATTTTCCTGATTGTTccaaataatataaatacttatttttactgt
This genomic interval from Mustela erminea isolate mMusErm1 chromosome 6, mMusErm1.Pri, whole genome shotgun sequence contains the following:
- the LOC116592465 gene encoding LOW QUALITY PROTEIN: olfactory receptor 6C3-like (The sequence of the model RefSeq protein was modified relative to this genomic sequence to represent the inferred CDS: inserted 1 base in 1 codon) encodes the protein MRNHTMITEFILLGISDDPQLQVVIFIFLFMAYVLSVTENLTIIFLILIXHLKTPMYYFLQNFSFLEITFTSVSISRFWGAIITNIKTISYNNCLVQLFFFIFIGLSEFFLLTAMSFDGYVAICKSLHYTTSISKKICTLLVFGSWLVEFLTIFPPLMLILQLDFCAFSVIDHFSCDCFPILQFSSSDTWLLERTGFYFAFVTLVFTLPLVILSYLCILSTILRIPSASQRKKAFSTCSSHLIVLSISYASCIFVYVKPSAKERASLTKGVAILNTSIAPMLNPFIYTLRNQQVKQAFRNLLHKVLLSRNK